In a genomic window of Novosphingobium sp. KA1:
- a CDS encoding TIM-barrel domain-containing protein: protein MKQFTMAALLAGSAIGLIPAVALAADGGVENVPGGVAVTPQSGPSDRVEVTLHGDGIFHVVAHPRGLQAPAASASLMAPNPPASGKYTVSQSGGHVQVKAAKATADIDLASGQVRFLDAAGKELLGETASTVFTQTRADGTPYVTVSQQFNRGTGEGLYGLGQHQQAVMDFNGEDVELAQHNMDIGIPFVVSSKGYGLLWDNESITRFGNPAPYTLVGDKTGMKVTSGGKPGFTARYYLDDKLAVERQETSIDYQYLDDQAKWPEAAKARTVASEQGQNTAGNAVQTQKVVWEGDLQPDKTGTHKFQLYGSSYYKVYVDGELKLDRWRQNWNPWYANFEVPMTAGKPAHIRIEWDPNAGYMALLHNDPLPEADRHSVWFTSEVARDKDYWFIAGGDMDGAVAGYRQLTGKSEMMPKWVYGFWQSRQRYDTAKELEGVVAEYRKRQYPLDNIVLDWRYWTDDSWGSHKFDPSRFPDPKAMVDMVHGDHANIMISVWPKFYPTTDTFKELDTAGAIYHGNLRQGNKDWVGVGYANTFYDPYSAKGRQIFWRQVEDRIAKFGFDAWWADASEPDMHSNLSIDKRIDTMGPTAMGPAAEFFNSYPLMNARSFFDGWRAFKPDVRPFLLTRSGFGGLQRYGAAVWSGDVATRWYDLHAQISAGVNTAMSGLPNWTHDIGGFSVEPRFAAEKPKAADLDEWRELNLRWFQFGAFSPLFRSHGEQPWREIYEISPEGSPMRASMVWYDELRYRLMPYIYTLGADTYQNDGSIMRGLVMDFPNDAKARKANDQFLFGKAFLVAPVTTYKAREREVYFPGDAGLTWYDFASGKAYQGGTSATVPAPAERMPLFVRAGSIVPMGPVMQYTDQKPDAPVTLVVYTGADGSFSVYNDDGRSEQYRTGAWERMPVRYDDATGTVTIGAREGKGYAGMPQARTVRIKWIVPGTAVTDQNGFDSEVRWTGKALQVKRPKR from the coding sequence ATGAAGCAATTCACAATGGCCGCGCTGCTTGCAGGTTCGGCAATCGGCCTGATCCCGGCCGTGGCACTGGCGGCCGACGGCGGCGTGGAGAACGTGCCCGGCGGCGTGGCGGTGACGCCGCAGAGCGGCCCTTCGGACCGCGTCGAGGTGACGCTGCACGGTGACGGCATCTTCCACGTCGTCGCCCATCCGCGCGGCCTACAGGCCCCGGCCGCCAGCGCCAGCCTGATGGCGCCCAATCCCCCGGCCTCGGGCAAGTACACGGTCAGCCAGAGCGGCGGCCACGTGCAGGTCAAGGCGGCCAAGGCAACCGCCGACATCGACCTTGCCAGCGGCCAGGTGCGCTTCCTCGATGCGGCCGGCAAGGAACTGCTGGGCGAGACGGCGTCCACCGTCTTCACCCAGACCAGGGCGGACGGCACCCCTTACGTCACCGTTTCGCAGCAGTTCAACCGCGGCACGGGCGAGGGGCTCTACGGCCTTGGCCAGCACCAGCAGGCGGTGATGGACTTCAACGGCGAGGACGTCGAGCTCGCCCAGCACAACATGGACATCGGCATTCCGTTTGTCGTCTCCAGCAAGGGCTACGGCCTGCTCTGGGATAACGAGAGCATCACGCGTTTCGGTAACCCGGCGCCCTATACGCTGGTTGGCGACAAGACCGGCATGAAGGTGACGAGCGGCGGCAAGCCCGGCTTCACCGCGCGCTATTACCTTGACGACAAGCTGGCGGTGGAGCGCCAGGAAACCTCGATCGACTACCAGTACCTCGACGATCAGGCGAAGTGGCCGGAAGCCGCCAAGGCCAGGACCGTCGCCTCGGAGCAGGGCCAGAACACCGCCGGCAATGCCGTGCAGACGCAGAAGGTGGTGTGGGAAGGCGATCTCCAGCCCGACAAGACCGGCACCCACAAGTTCCAGCTCTACGGATCGAGCTATTACAAGGTCTATGTCGACGGGGAGCTGAAGCTCGACCGCTGGCGCCAGAACTGGAACCCCTGGTACGCCAATTTCGAAGTGCCGATGACGGCGGGCAAGCCCGCGCACATCCGCATCGAATGGGATCCCAACGCGGGCTACATGGCGCTGCTCCACAACGATCCGCTGCCCGAGGCGGACCGTCATTCGGTCTGGTTCACCAGCGAGGTCGCACGTGACAAGGACTACTGGTTCATCGCCGGCGGCGACATGGACGGCGCGGTGGCGGGCTATCGCCAGCTGACCGGCAAGTCGGAAATGATGCCCAAGTGGGTCTATGGCTTCTGGCAGTCGCGCCAGCGCTATGACACCGCGAAGGAACTGGAAGGCGTCGTCGCCGAGTACCGCAAGCGTCAGTATCCGCTCGACAATATCGTGCTCGACTGGCGTTACTGGACCGACGATTCCTGGGGTAGCCACAAGTTCGATCCCAGCCGTTTCCCCGATCCCAAGGCGATGGTGGACATGGTGCACGGCGATCACGCCAACATCATGATCTCGGTCTGGCCCAAGTTCTATCCGACCACCGACACGTTCAAGGAACTGGATACGGCGGGTGCGATCTATCACGGCAATCTGCGTCAGGGTAACAAGGACTGGGTCGGCGTCGGTTACGCCAATACCTTCTACGATCCCTACTCGGCCAAGGGCCGCCAGATCTTCTGGCGCCAGGTGGAAGACCGCATCGCCAAGTTCGGCTTCGACGCCTGGTGGGCGGATGCCAGCGAGCCCGACATGCATTCGAACCTGTCGATCGACAAGCGCATCGATACCATGGGCCCGACGGCGATGGGCCCGGCGGCGGAGTTCTTCAACTCCTACCCGCTGATGAACGCGCGCTCGTTCTTCGACGGCTGGCGCGCCTTCAAGCCGGACGTGCGTCCGTTCCTCTTGACCCGCTCGGGCTTTGGCGGCCTCCAGCGCTACGGCGCGGCGGTGTGGTCGGGCGACGTGGCGACGCGCTGGTACGATCTGCACGCGCAGATCTCTGCCGGTGTGAACACCGCGATGTCGGGCCTGCCCAACTGGACGCACGACATCGGCGGCTTCTCGGTCGAACCGCGCTTTGCCGCCGAAAAGCCCAAGGCGGCGGACCTCGACGAGTGGCGCGAACTGAACCTGCGCTGGTTCCAGTTCGGCGCCTTCAGCCCGCTGTTCCGCAGCCATGGCGAGCAGCCCTGGCGCGAGATCTACGAAATCTCGCCCGAAGGCTCGCCCATGCGCGCCTCGATGGTGTGGTATGACGAGCTGCGCTACCGCCTGATGCCCTACATCTACACGCTGGGCGCGGACACCTACCAGAACGACGGTTCGATCATGCGCGGCCTCGTGATGGACTTCCCGAACGATGCGAAGGCCCGCAAGGCCAATGACCAGTTCCTGTTCGGCAAGGCTTTCCTGGTCGCCCCGGTCACCACCTACAAGGCGCGCGAGCGTGAGGTCTATTTCCCCGGCGATGCGGGCCTGACCTGGTACGACTTTGCCAGCGGCAAGGCCTATCAGGGCGGCACTAGCGCCACCGTTCCGGCCCCGGCCGAACGCATGCCGCTGTTCGTGCGGGCGGGCTCGATCGTGCCGATGGGCCCGGTCATGCAGTACACCGACCAGAAGCCCGATGCCCCGGTGACGCTGGTCGTCTACACCGGCGCGGACGGTTCGTTCTCGGTCTACAACGACGATGGCCGCTCGGAGCAGTACCGCACCGGCGCCTGGGAACGCATGCCGGTGCGCTATGACGATGCCACCGGCACCGTCACCATCGGCGCGCGTGAGGGCAAGGGTTATGCCGGCATGCCGCAGGCCCGCACCGTGCGGATCAAGTGGATCGTCCCCGGCACCGCCGTCACTGACCAGAACGGCTTCGACAGCGAAGTGCGCTGGACCGGCAAGGCGCTGCAGGTGAAGCGCCCCAAGCGCTGA
- a CDS encoding pectinesterase family protein → MIALRLLTLSLACAFALPAMAATPPSELTVKPDCKGSKPPCYTSIGSALEAAARDDSGRWITIRVAAGDYAEKPVITRDRIRLIGAGREATRVHFGAVAQTARAYHRNGWGTPGSATLTINAREIAVRDLTIENTYDYLANDRLPEGAEARIANPQAAALLLDIDSDRVRFDRVALLGYQDTVFANGGRALIRESLIAGNVDFIFGNGQLLIEDSEVRTRIRAAPYTPGEFQSFVAAPSTPLSQAHGLVFYRSRLTREAGVPDHAVALARPWHPTTRFADGRYADPQAVGQALFIDCFLDRHIHPDHWTEMNGTARDGTMTQVFRAQDSRFAETGSTGPGAPAHAIGMTWVSPHAIAAIRRDIMAGMPERP, encoded by the coding sequence ATGATCGCCTTGCGCCTGCTCACCCTATCGCTGGCCTGCGCCTTCGCCCTGCCTGCCATGGCCGCTACGCCCCCATCCGAACTCACCGTGAAGCCGGACTGCAAGGGCAGCAAGCCCCCCTGCTACACCTCGATCGGCAGCGCGCTCGAAGCCGCCGCGCGCGATGACAGCGGGCGCTGGATCACCATCCGCGTGGCCGCGGGCGACTATGCCGAAAAACCCGTCATCACCCGCGACCGGATCCGCCTTATCGGTGCCGGGCGCGAAGCCACGCGCGTCCATTTCGGCGCCGTCGCGCAGACCGCCAGGGCCTATCACCGCAATGGCTGGGGCACGCCGGGATCGGCCACGCTCACCATCAACGCGCGCGAGATCGCGGTGCGCGACCTCACCATCGAGAACACCTACGACTACCTCGCCAACGACCGCCTGCCCGAAGGTGCCGAGGCCAGGATCGCCAACCCGCAGGCCGCCGCCCTCCTGCTCGACATCGACAGCGACCGCGTGCGGTTCGACCGGGTAGCGCTGCTCGGCTATCAGGACACGGTCTTCGCCAATGGCGGCCGCGCGCTGATCCGCGAGAGCCTGATCGCCGGCAATGTCGACTTCATCTTCGGCAATGGACAGCTGCTGATCGAGGACAGCGAAGTGCGCACCCGCATCCGCGCAGCGCCCTACACACCCGGCGAATTCCAGTCCTTTGTCGCCGCCCCCTCGACCCCGCTGTCGCAGGCGCACGGTCTCGTCTTCTACCGCTCGCGCCTGACCCGCGAGGCCGGGGTGCCCGACCATGCGGTGGCGCTCGCCCGGCCCTGGCACCCCACCACCCGCTTTGCCGATGGCCGCTACGCCGATCCGCAGGCGGTGGGGCAGGCGCTGTTCATCGACTGCTTCCTGGATCGCCACATCCACCCCGACCACTGGACCGAAATGAACGGCACCGCGCGCGACGGCACGATGACGCAGGTGTTCCGGGCGCAGGATTCGCGCTTCGCCGAAACCGGATCGACCGGCCCCGGCGCCCCGGCCCACGCCATCGGCATGACCTGGGTCTCCCCCCATGCCATCGCCGCGATCCGGCGCGACATCATGGCCGGGATGCCAGAGCGGCCCTAG
- a CDS encoding alpha-L-fucosidase has translation MKGLRPDRRRFLAGALAAGAAARPLAAAAGSTGAAAGPVQASWASLVEHYRYPDWFRDAKFGIWSHWGPQAVPEQGDWYGRFLYMQGHPMYEHHLRTYGHPADTGMMEIQNRWKAESWDPEALMQRYVKAGAKYFVSLACHHDNLDCFDSSHHAWNSKRVGPGRDVVGTWEKAARAAGLKFGVSNHISHAWHWYQPAYAYDPEGPRKGERYDAYRLTKADGAGKWWEGLDPQELYTGRHMVAPDGIDSIAAMNEWHDRNDGQWLETAPPGDETFARQWLLRQMDLVAKYRPDFCYFDNYELPFGQYGLAAAADYYNRSIEWHGKIDVVLTAKQLKSYARFGLVQDVERGFTDHLWDEPWQTDTCIGDWFYNRDRFTQKSYVGAEGVLQRLADVISKNGNLLLSIPQRGDGTIDSEEEKILDDLARWMAVNGEAVFGSRPWHTYGEGPTVLSVGMQNEGGFKGFVEGDVRFTVKDGALYLFALAAPRKPLSVKALGRRALARAGKGQVARVTLLGGGAVPFRQGAEAMEIDLPQGLGTVPVVKIEGRGIA, from the coding sequence GTGAAGGGGCTGAGGCCGGATCGTCGCCGCTTTCTGGCGGGCGCCCTTGCCGCAGGGGCCGCAGCACGGCCGCTTGCCGCCGCTGCTGGCTCGACGGGCGCGGCTGCCGGGCCGGTGCAGGCCAGCTGGGCCTCGCTGGTCGAGCACTATCGCTATCCCGACTGGTTCCGCGATGCCAAGTTCGGCATCTGGTCGCACTGGGGCCCGCAGGCGGTGCCCGAGCAGGGCGATTGGTACGGACGCTTCCTCTACATGCAGGGGCATCCGATGTACGAACACCACCTGAGGACTTACGGCCATCCGGCCGATACCGGCATGATGGAGATCCAGAACCGCTGGAAGGCGGAAAGCTGGGATCCGGAGGCGCTGATGCAGCGCTATGTGAAGGCGGGCGCGAAGTACTTCGTCTCGCTCGCCTGCCATCACGACAATCTCGACTGTTTCGACAGTTCGCACCACGCCTGGAACTCCAAGCGCGTGGGGCCGGGCCGCGATGTCGTCGGCACCTGGGAGAAGGCCGCGCGGGCAGCCGGGCTGAAATTCGGCGTTTCCAACCATATCTCGCACGCCTGGCACTGGTATCAGCCGGCCTATGCCTACGATCCCGAGGGCCCGCGCAAGGGCGAGCGTTATGACGCCTATCGCCTCACCAAGGCCGATGGCGCGGGCAAGTGGTGGGAAGGCCTCGACCCGCAGGAACTCTATACCGGCCGCCACATGGTCGCCCCCGACGGCATCGATTCCATCGCGGCGATGAACGAATGGCACGACAGGAACGACGGCCAGTGGCTCGAAACCGCGCCGCCGGGGGACGAGACCTTCGCGCGCCAGTGGCTGCTGCGCCAGATGGACCTCGTAGCCAAGTATCGCCCGGATTTCTGCTATTTCGACAACTACGAACTGCCCTTCGGGCAGTACGGCCTTGCGGCGGCGGCGGACTACTACAACCGCTCGATCGAATGGCACGGCAAGATCGACGTGGTGCTCACCGCCAAGCAGCTGAAGTCCTACGCCCGCTTCGGGCTGGTGCAGGACGTGGAGCGCGGCTTTACCGACCATCTCTGGGACGAGCCCTGGCAGACAGACACCTGCATCGGCGACTGGTTCTACAACCGCGATCGCTTTACGCAGAAGAGCTACGTCGGCGCTGAGGGCGTGCTCCAGCGGCTGGCCGATGTGATCTCGAAGAACGGCAACCTGCTGCTCTCGATCCCCCAGCGCGGTGACGGCACCATCGATAGCGAGGAGGAGAAGATCCTCGACGACCTCGCCCGCTGGATGGCGGTGAACGGTGAGGCCGTGTTCGGATCGCGGCCCTGGCACACCTATGGCGAGGGGCCGACGGTGCTTTCGGTGGGCATGCAGAATGAGGGCGGATTCAAGGGTTTTGTCGAGGGCGACGTGCGCTTCACGGTGAAGGACGGCGCGCTCTACCTGTTTGCGCTGGCGGCGCCGAGGAAGCCGCTCTCCGTAAAGGCGCTGGGCCGCCGCGCGCTGGCGCGGGCGGGCAAGGGACAGGTGGCGCGCGTCACGCTGCTCGGCGGCGGTGCGGTTCCGTTCCGGCAGGGGGCGGAGGCGATGGAAATCGACTTGCCGCAAGGGCTCGGCACGGTGCCGGTGGTGAAGATCGAGGGGCGCGGGATCGCCTGA
- a CDS encoding DUF5597 domain-containing protein has translation MRGAWKTATIFGAALCAALAAVSPAAWAASDEVPHIVTRDGRHALIVDSAPFLMLGAQINNSSAWPATLPKVWPMMAAMHVNTVEVPVGWEQIEPEEGRFDFAIVDQLLEQARAQNVRLVLLWFGTWKNTNPQYTPRWVKLDNARFPRMRRADGTLHYALSPFGKATLAADSKAFAALMRHLAEVDRQNTVIMMQVQNEAGSYGLARDHSPDADAAFAAPVPEALRRRLGKPAGNWTALFGRDAELYFHAWQVAGYIDKVAAAGKAVKPLPMYVNAALPGDPFTWQDPNTYASGGPANTVIDVYKAAAPHLDLVAPDIYNPKHKAYLGFLDAYTRPDNALFVPETGHAPEYARHFFAALGRGAIGWSPFGLDPLRYRPSLPLRSKLDDEAIAPFAANYALFAPMARVWAKLAFEGKVWGASEPEDPADGHRQVIPLGKYVATASFGTGDFGPTDPKGNARPTGGVAIAEIGPDEYLVTGYFARVEFGLTDPKAANLILDRVEEGTYDTAGKWQFLRVWNGDQVDWGLNFTAAPQVLHVKLARYPIR, from the coding sequence ATGAGAGGCGCCTGGAAAACCGCCACGATCTTTGGCGCGGCCCTCTGCGCCGCGCTGGCCGCAGTGTCGCCAGCGGCATGGGCCGCATCCGACGAGGTGCCCCATATCGTCACCCGCGATGGCCGTCATGCGCTGATCGTTGATAGCGCTCCCTTCCTGATGCTGGGCGCGCAGATCAACAACTCCAGCGCATGGCCCGCGACGCTGCCCAAGGTCTGGCCGATGATGGCGGCGATGCACGTCAACACCGTCGAGGTGCCGGTGGGCTGGGAGCAGATCGAGCCCGAGGAAGGCCGCTTCGATTTCGCCATCGTCGACCAGCTTCTCGAACAGGCGCGCGCGCAGAACGTGCGGCTGGTGCTGCTGTGGTTCGGCACCTGGAAGAACACCAACCCGCAATATACCCCGCGCTGGGTGAAGCTGGACAATGCCCGCTTCCCGCGCATGCGCCGCGCGGACGGCACCCTGCATTACGCGCTCTCCCCCTTCGGCAAGGCGACGCTGGCGGCGGACAGCAAGGCCTTTGCCGCGCTGATGAGGCATCTGGCAGAGGTGGACCGGCAGAACACCGTCATCATGATGCAGGTGCAAAACGAGGCCGGCTCCTACGGCCTTGCGCGCGATCACTCGCCGGATGCCGATGCCGCCTTCGCCGCGCCCGTGCCCGAAGCGCTGAGGAGGCGCCTCGGCAAGCCTGCCGGCAACTGGACGGCGCTGTTCGGCCGCGATGCCGAACTCTATTTCCATGCCTGGCAGGTCGCCGGCTACATCGACAAGGTCGCGGCGGCGGGCAAGGCGGTGAAGCCGCTGCCGATGTACGTCAACGCCGCGCTGCCCGGCGATCCCTTCACCTGGCAGGACCCGAACACCTACGCCAGTGGCGGCCCGGCCAATACCGTGATCGACGTCTACAAGGCCGCCGCCCCGCACCTCGATCTGGTGGCGCCGGACATCTACAATCCGAAGCACAAGGCCTATCTCGGCTTTCTCGACGCCTACACGCGGCCGGACAACGCACTGTTCGTGCCCGAGACGGGGCATGCGCCCGAATATGCGCGTCACTTCTTCGCCGCACTTGGCAGAGGGGCGATCGGCTGGTCGCCCTTCGGTCTCGACCCGCTGCGCTATCGCCCGAGCCTGCCGCTCCGATCGAAGCTGGATGACGAGGCGATCGCGCCGTTCGCGGCCAACTACGCGCTGTTCGCGCCGATGGCGCGCGTCTGGGCAAAGCTGGCCTTCGAAGGCAAGGTTTGGGGCGCGTCCGAGCCGGAAGACCCGGCCGATGGCCACCGGCAGGTGATCCCGCTGGGCAAATACGTCGCCACCGCCAGTTTCGGCACCGGCGACTTCGGGCCGACCGACCCCAAGGGCAATGCCCGGCCCACCGGCGGCGTCGCGATTGCCGAGATCGGGCCGGACGAATACCTCGTCACCGGCTACTTCGCCCGCGTGGAGTTCGGGCTGACCGATCCAAAAGCCGCCAACCTCATCCTCGACCGCGTGGAGGAGGGCACTTACGATACCGCAGGCAAGTGGCAGTTCCTACGCGTGTGGAACGGCGATCAGGTGGACTGGGGCCTCAACTTCACGGCGGCGCCGCAAGTGCTGCACGTGAAGCTGGCGCGTTATCCGATCCGCTAG